From Rhodococcus sp. B7740, one genomic window encodes:
- a CDS encoding iron-siderophore ABC transporter substrate-binding protein codes for MTLALAVALGVAATACSSTEAGSDADGGATRSVETVRGTVEVPENPLRIVTLEPVELDTTVALGVVPVGTAVLSEASGVPSYLGTEAANIATVGTVAEPTIEDIAALQPDLILGTETRHADYYDQLAAVAPTVFMASQSDPWRDNVRFVGRTLGKEDTAEQLLTAYDDRCAEIAEKHDTAGKTAQLIRPRAGELTLYGPTSFAGSTLECAGFTTPPRPEWADEISVDLSPELAAQAAADLIVVTASDPSDPAAIPESITANAAVLPNPHAVDLSYWITGVGPKGGQTVLDDIDRILSEN; via the coding sequence ATGACCCTCGCTCTGGCCGTCGCCCTCGGCGTGGCTGCGACGGCGTGTTCGTCCACCGAGGCCGGCTCCGACGCCGACGGCGGCGCGACGCGCTCGGTCGAGACCGTCCGGGGAACGGTCGAGGTTCCCGAGAACCCGCTGCGCATCGTCACGCTCGAGCCGGTCGAACTCGACACCACCGTCGCCCTCGGCGTCGTACCCGTCGGGACCGCGGTGCTCAGCGAGGCGAGCGGCGTGCCGTCGTACCTCGGTACCGAAGCCGCGAACATCGCCACCGTCGGCACCGTTGCCGAACCGACCATCGAGGACATCGCGGCTCTGCAACCGGATCTCATCCTGGGCACGGAGACTCGGCATGCCGACTACTACGACCAACTCGCCGCCGTGGCGCCGACGGTGTTCATGGCCTCCCAATCCGATCCGTGGCGCGACAACGTCCGGTTCGTCGGACGCACTCTCGGCAAGGAGGACACTGCGGAGCAACTGCTCACCGCGTACGACGATCGGTGTGCCGAGATCGCCGAGAAACACGACACCGCTGGGAAAACGGCACAGTTGATCCGCCCCCGCGCGGGCGAACTGACCCTCTACGGGCCGACGTCGTTCGCCGGGAGCACGCTCGAGTGCGCAGGCTTCACCACCCCGCCGAGGCCGGAATGGGCCGACGAGATCTCGGTCGACCTCTCGCCCGAGCTGGCAGCTCAGGCGGCCGCGGATCTGATCGTCGTCACCGCCTCGGACCCGTCGGACCCCGCAGCGATACCGGAGTCGATCACCGCCAACGCGGCCGTACTGCCGAATCCACACGCGGTGGACCTGTCGTACTGGATCACCGGCGTCGGACCCAAGGGCGGACAGACCGTGCTCGACGACATCGATCGGATTCTCTCGGAGAATTGA